In a single window of the Natronomonas salsuginis genome:
- a CDS encoding FAD-dependent oxidoreductase, with protein sequence MVVGDISTGTEVLVIGGGPGGYVAAIRGGQLGLDVTLVEADAYG encoded by the coding sequence ATGGTCGTGGGAGACATTTCGACGGGAACCGAAGTACTGGTGATCGGCGGGGGTCCGGGCGGCTACGTGGCCGCGATTCGGGGCGGCCAGCTCGGCCTCGACGTGACGCTCGTCGAAGCGGACGCCTACGGGG